In a single window of the Micrococcaceae bacterium Sec5.7 genome:
- the ligA gene encoding NAD-dependent DNA ligase LigA has product MSTAPGPADKSAPGIEPEDVPSESLRDEYENLADRVRTYRFAYYQDDSPVVSDAEFDELFRRLEELEALHPELVANDSPTQEVGGEVSAAFAAVEHLQRMYSLEDVFSLEELEAWLTKAEASVGKLGGTTAAPAWLTELKIDGLAVNLLYRDGKLVRAATRGDGTTGEDITHNVLTIKEIPQELCGSGFPAEMEVRGEVFIPSKAFAEFNEALIEAGKAPLANPRNAAAGSLRQKDPAETAKRPLRMFVHGIGAREGLETTSQSETYALLAQWGLPISPYFEVLGGLKDVLEFIARYGEQRHSILHEIDGIVIKIDDFATQRALGYTSRVPRWAVAYKYPPEEVHTKLLDIAVNVGRTGRVTPYGIMAPIKVAGSTVEMATLHNQDVVKAKGVKIGDIVILRKAGDVIPEIVGPVLALRGQQNPPVRDFVMPSECPSCGTPLAPAKEGDVDIRCPNTRSCPAQLSQRVAHLAGRGAFDIEALGDEAAFALTQPAEPEAPPLTTEARLFDLVPEDLAAVRIRREKRSRGVATGEFELVPYFFSKATAKAPSKPTSNTGKLFNELEKAKTQPLWRVLVALSIRHVGPRASRALATAFGTMDAIREASEEELASVDGVGPTIAAALKEWFAEDWHREIVDSWAAAGVRMADERDESTPRTLAGLTIVVTGSLPNFSRDEAKEAILIRGGKAAGSVSKNTSYVVAGESAGTKLDRAEQLGVPVLDEDGFRELLTNGPAAAPDEAAEPEGDSE; this is encoded by the coding sequence GTGAGCACAGCACCCGGCCCCGCAGACAAATCAGCCCCCGGTATTGAGCCGGAGGATGTCCCGTCCGAATCCCTCCGAGACGAATACGAGAATCTGGCAGATCGTGTCCGTACCTACCGGTTCGCGTATTACCAGGATGACTCGCCGGTTGTTTCCGACGCCGAGTTCGATGAACTGTTCCGGCGGCTGGAGGAACTGGAGGCGCTGCACCCGGAACTGGTGGCGAACGATTCGCCAACCCAGGAGGTAGGGGGCGAAGTCTCGGCGGCGTTTGCCGCCGTCGAGCATCTTCAGAGAATGTACAGCCTCGAGGACGTGTTCTCCCTCGAAGAGCTGGAAGCCTGGCTCACCAAGGCGGAAGCCAGTGTGGGCAAGCTCGGCGGAACCACAGCGGCGCCGGCCTGGCTGACGGAACTCAAGATTGATGGCCTTGCCGTCAACCTGCTCTACCGGGATGGAAAACTGGTCCGTGCCGCCACGCGAGGGGACGGCACCACCGGCGAGGACATCACGCACAACGTACTGACCATCAAGGAAATCCCGCAGGAGCTCTGCGGCAGCGGCTTCCCCGCCGAGATGGAGGTCCGCGGCGAAGTGTTCATCCCTTCCAAGGCTTTTGCCGAGTTCAACGAGGCACTGATTGAGGCAGGCAAAGCGCCGCTCGCCAACCCGCGTAACGCCGCCGCAGGCTCCCTCCGGCAGAAGGACCCGGCAGAAACAGCCAAGCGTCCGCTCCGGATGTTCGTCCACGGAATCGGTGCCCGTGAAGGGCTCGAAACCACCAGCCAGTCGGAAACCTACGCGCTGCTCGCGCAGTGGGGACTGCCCATCAGCCCATACTTTGAGGTCCTGGGCGGGCTGAAGGACGTTCTGGAGTTCATTGCGCGGTACGGCGAGCAGCGGCACAGCATTCTGCACGAGATCGACGGCATCGTGATCAAGATCGATGACTTCGCCACCCAGCGCGCCCTCGGCTACACCTCCCGTGTGCCGCGCTGGGCTGTCGCCTACAAGTATCCGCCCGAGGAGGTCCACACCAAGCTGCTGGACATCGCCGTCAATGTGGGGCGCACGGGACGAGTTACGCCCTACGGGATCATGGCTCCCATCAAGGTGGCCGGGTCCACCGTGGAAATGGCCACCCTCCACAATCAGGATGTGGTCAAGGCCAAGGGCGTGAAAATCGGCGACATCGTTATCCTCCGCAAGGCGGGGGACGTCATTCCGGAGATTGTCGGTCCGGTGCTCGCACTGCGGGGCCAGCAGAATCCGCCGGTCCGTGACTTTGTGATGCCGTCCGAGTGCCCTTCCTGCGGAACACCGCTGGCTCCCGCGAAAGAGGGCGACGTAGACATCCGCTGCCCTAATACCCGCTCCTGCCCGGCGCAGCTCAGCCAGCGTGTGGCGCACCTCGCCGGCCGGGGTGCCTTTGACATTGAAGCCTTGGGAGACGAAGCCGCTTTTGCCCTGACCCAGCCGGCCGAACCGGAGGCCCCTCCGCTGACCACCGAGGCGCGTCTTTTTGACCTGGTTCCAGAGGACCTTGCCGCCGTGCGGATCCGGCGCGAAAAGCGGTCCAGGGGTGTGGCCACCGGCGAGTTTGAACTCGTGCCCTACTTCTTCAGCAAAGCAACGGCGAAGGCCCCGTCCAAACCGACCAGCAACACCGGCAAGCTCTTCAACGAACTGGAGAAAGCAAAGACCCAGCCGCTCTGGCGCGTGCTTGTGGCCCTTTCCATCCGGCATGTGGGTCCCCGGGCCTCACGCGCACTGGCCACGGCGTTCGGCACCATGGACGCAATCCGCGAGGCGTCGGAGGAAGAACTCGCCAGTGTGGACGGCGTCGGCCCCACCATCGCCGCCGCGCTCAAGGAATGGTTCGCAGAAGACTGGCACCGGGAAATCGTTGACAGCTGGGCGGCCGCCGGTGTGCGGATGGCCGATGAGCGGGACGAATCAACCCCACGGACTTTGGCAGGGCTGACGATCGTTGTCACCGGCTCGCTGCCCAATTTCAGCCGCGACGAGGCAAAGGAAGCAATCCTCATCCGCGGAGGAAAGGCAGCCGGTTCGGTATCGAAGAACACCAGCTACGTGGTGGCCGGCGAAAGCGCGGGTACCAAACTGGACAGGGCCGAACAGCTCGGCGTTCCGGTCCTGGACGAGGACGGATTCCGCGAACTCCTGACCAACGGTCCGGCCGCGGCACCGGATGAAGCTGCTGAACCGGAAGGTGACTCCGAATGA